ACGGCGTTCGCGACCGTGTCCTCCTTCTTCAGGTCGGCAGCCAGTTTCGCGCCCTGCCGCTTGACGGCCTCGGCGTCGACGCCGCCCTCGGGGGCCCGGACCAGCAGGACCAGGTTGGACTCCCCGCCGAACTCGTCGCTGATGACCGCCTTGGCCTTGCTGGACTGGGAGGACGGGTCGTCGAAGCCACCGGGCAGGAGCTTGCCGAACGCGCCGGCGCCCAGAACTCCCATGAGCACCACGGCCGCGGCGGTGATGACGAGTACCAGCCGGGACCGGCGGATCGCCAATTCGGCTATGCGTTCAAACACGCACTTTCTCCTTGCATTCTGACGGCGCGAACCCTGGGCCCGCGCGGGTGGCGGGGGTGTGGCCCTGAAGGTAGCCAGGCAGCAAGGGGCTTTGGCAGTGCGAGATTTACTTGACACTGCCAGGTAGTTCTCACACCTTGGATTCGGGCGTGCAGATGCATGTCGTGCCGGCCGTCGTCGTGCACGGCGGCACGGCGCTGGGTTCCTTCGAGTGGGTAGCCGGACTTGGTGGCGACCGCGCAGGAGGCGTGATTGCGCGTCGCATGCTCCAGGTACAGGCGGTGGAAACCGACCACGACCAACGCCCAGGCTGAAACTGCTGCCACCGCCGAGGTCGCGACACCGCGACCGCGGGCGTCCGGAAGCACCCAGTAACTGACGTTTGCGACACCGTCGTCGAAGCCGAAGCCGCGCAGCGCGACCCGGCCGAACCATGCTCGCCCACCGGCAACGAGACAAGTCAAGGCCGGCCGGCTCCCCACCAGGCGGTCACTTCGCGGCCTGAACCGCGGTGTCGCTGTCGCGCGGCGCCCGGGCGCCGCGCGCTGCCGCATCACCGTGGCGAGCCGGCGGAGTGCCTGTCAGCCTCGGCCGAGGCCGCGGAACTCGTTGCCTTCCGGGTCGGCCGTCATCGTCCACGGTGCGTCGACCCGGCCCCTTCGCCCGTGCGATGGACGCCGTACTGCAAGGTCTCCGGGGCCCGGGACGCGGACGAGACCGATGCACACCGCTGCGCTCCCCGACCGCCCGTCACACGCTCCGTTCGGGGATCGTCGGGAGGATCCTCTTGGCAATACCGAGGAGGGCGCTGTCGTCCGGGAGGGCTCCGGTCGTGCTCCACACGGTGATGTCGAAGTAGCCGCCCCGGTCCTTCGCGTCGAAGGCCACGGACAGCGTTCTGGCCAGCGGGCCCTGCTCGACCGGTCCGCCGGATCCGCCGCTCCCGAGATTGATCTCGATCTTCATGGTGTGATCCGAGGCGAGGACCGCGGGCCGGCCGAGGACCACGAGCGTCTTCACGTCCGTCTCCTCGCCGTACTTCATCAGGTTCACGTACTGGGCGATCGACAGCTTGTTGTACGTGGCCGAGACGTTCACGGTGTAGGTGTCGAACTGGACCTCGGCCTCCGGCTGGGCGACCTTCCCGTCGGTCAGGGGCGCGGTGTTGCTCGTGCCGGACGCCACGGTGGCGGTCTCGGCGGGCGTTCCCAGGAGCTGGGCCAGGTCGGAGACGTTGAGCGCCTTGCACAGTTCGTCGCCGGTCACCGCCTCGGGGTGCTTCGCGTAGGCGCTCGGCAGTTTCTCGCCCTCCCCGCTCGAACACGAGGCGGCCTGCGGCGTGCTGTCGTTCTCGGAGGGCTGCAGACGCGGGCCCAGCCACACCGCGGCCCCGAGCGCCGCGAACACGGCCACGGCCGCGAAGGCCTGCGCCCACGCGTTGGGTTCCTTCTCCCGCGCGGACGGGGTGGGGCGCTGCACTGCTGGAGCGTGAGTCTGCGCCTGCGCCTGCGTCTGGACAGGGGCGGCGGTCGCCGTCCCGTCTGCCGAGACCGCCGGGCCCGGGTTCCGGCGGGCGCGCAGGGCACGGACCACCGTGTGGACGCGCACCGCGGTGAACACGAGGAACACCGCGCCGATCCCGGCCAACACCCATTCGTCGTCGCGGAGGGCGAGATGCACGAGGCGTACGCCGAAAACGGCCCCGACCACGATGAACAGCGGCTCACGGACCCAGAAGGGCAGGAGCCGGAGGAGGAAACCGAGCATCCGGCCATCTCATCAGGGCAAGATCACATTGGCTGTGGTGGAAGCCACAGTTCCGGCTCGGACGGTAGGCGGTGCCGTCGAACACGCCGGGGCACGCACGTTCCCGGCGGAGATGGCGAGGAACGGGAATCGGAGGGCCGTCGGTTGACAGTCAGCGGCGGCGCAAGAGGCACCGATTCCGAGGGCGGCGCGGCCCCATTGACGCGGCACATCGCTCTGGGCAACCATCCCCGCCGGAGGGAAGACGACCGTCACCCACGCCGTCGCCCTCCTCTCACCGCGTCATCCGGCCCTCACCGACCTCCCCGCCGTGTCCCGGTGAGGGTGGGCGGGCCAGTGGGTGCGTGAGCGGCTCATGTCACACACGCGGAGAGAACAAGGTCACAACCGCTCCCTCTGCTGCTCGTCTGCCCGCCTGACCTAACATCCGAGCATGACGCTCCTGCCTGACGACGGACTCGACCTCGCAGCCGAGTTCCCTCACGCGACACACGAGCAGTGGCAGCACCTGGTGGCGGGCGTGCTGCGCAAGTCGGGCAGGGAGGTGCCGGACGACGAGGCGGAGGACGCCCTGTCCACCGCGCTCGAGGACGGCCTGCGGGTACGGCCCCTGTACACCGCGCGCGACGCCGCCCCCGACCCCGGTCTGCCGGGCCTCGCGCCCTTCGTGCGCGGCGGCCGCGCCCAGGCCGCCCGCATCGGCGGCTGGGACGTGCGCCAGCGGCACACCGTGGCCGAGGGAGCGTCGGTCATGACCGACCTCGAGAACGGTGTCACCTCCCTGTGGCTGGTCGTCGGCGCGTCCGCCGGCATCCCGGTCACCGCGCTCGACCGCGCCCTCGACGGCGTCCACCTCGACCTGGCTCCCGTCGTCCTGGAGGCGGGCGACGCCTTCGAGCCGGCCGCGCGTGCCCTGCTGCGCCTGCACGAGGAGAGGGGCGTCCCGGCGGACACCGTGCGGGGCAACCTCGGCGGCGATCCGCTGGGCCACGAGGCCCGTACCGGCAGGTCGTACGAGACCGCGCCCGTGGCCGAGCTGGCCCGGCTGTGCGCCGAGCGCCACCCCGGAATGCGGGCGCTGACCGTGGACGCGCTGCCCTACCACGAGGCCGGTGGTTCGGCCGCGCAGGAGCTGGGCTGCTCCCTGGCGACGGGCCTGGCCTATCTGCGCGACCTGACAGCGGCCGGACTGGACACGGCGCAGGCCCTGACCCAACTGGAGTTCCGGTACGCCGCGACCGCCGACCAGTTCCTGACCATCGCCAAGCTGCGTGCCGCACGCCGGCTGTGGGCGCGCGTGGCGGAGGTCTGCGGCGCGCCGCGCGAGGGCGCGCAGGTGCAGCACGCGGTGACCTCGACGGTGATGATGACGCGCCGCGACCCGTGGGTGAACATGCTGCGCACCACGGTCGCCGCCCTGGCCGCCGGGACGGGCGGCGCCGACGCCGTGACCGTGCTGCCCTTCGACCACGCGCTCGGTCTGCCGGACGCGTTCGCGCGCCGTATCGCCCGCAACACCTCCACCATCCTGATCGAGGAGTCGCACCTGACCCGGGTGATCGACCCGGCGGGCGGTTCCTGGTACGTGGAACGGCTGACCGACGAACTGGCCCACGCCGCCTGGGCGTTCTTCCAGGACATCGAGCGGGCGGGCGGGCAGGCGGCCGCCCTGCGCTCCGGCACGGTCGGCGAACGGCTGGCGGAGACCTGGGCCGTACGCAGCGCGAAGCTGGCGAAGCGACGGGAGCCGGTCACCGGGGTCAGCGAGTTCCCGCACCTGGCCGAGAAACCCGTCGTGCGCGAGCCCGCGCCCGAACCTCCGTCGGGGGGCCTGCCCCGGGTGCGGCGGGACGAGGCGTTCGAGGCGCTGCGCGCCCGTTCGGACGCCCACCTGGCCGCGACCGGCGCCCGGCCCCGTGTCCACCTGACCGCGCTCGGCCCGGCCGCCGCCCACACCGGCCGGCTCACCTTCGCCGCCAACCTCTTCCAGGCCGGCGGCATCGAAACCGTCACCGAAGGGGACTTCGGTGAGAGCGGGGCGCGGGAGGTGTGCCTGTGCTCCAGCGACGCGCTGTACGGGGAGCAGGCCGAGTCCACCGCCGCCGCGTTGCGCAAGGCGGGCGCCGAGCACGTGTTCCTCGCGGGCCGACCGGGGCCGTACACGGGCGTGGACACCTACGTCTTCGCGGGCTGCGACGCCGTCGCCGTGCTGTCCGCCACCCTCGACCGCATGGGAGTGTCCTGATGTCCATCCCCGACTTCTCCGCGATCGAGCTGGGGGCTCCGACCTCCGACGCCGACGCCCTCGACGAGTGGCGTGCGGCCGTGAAGAAGGCCGCCGACGGCGACGACCTGCTCTGGGAGACGCCGGAGCAGATCACGGTCAAGCCGCTGTACACCGGGCAGGACCTGGAGGGTCTGGACTTCCTGGACACCTTCCCGGGCGTCGCCCCGTACCTGCGCGGCCCGTATCCGACGATGTACGTCAACCAGCCGTGGACGATCCGTCAGTACGCGGGGTTCTCCACGGCCGAGGAGTCCAACGCGTTCTACCGCCGCAACCTGGCGGCAGGGCAGAAGGGCCTGTCGGTCGCCTTCGACCTGCCCACCCACCGCGGCTACGACAGTGACCACCCGCGGGTGACCGGCGACGTCGGCATGGCGGGCGTGGCGATCGACTCGATCTACGACATGCGACAGCTGTTCGACGGCATCCCGCTGGACCGCATGACCGTGTCGATGACGATGAACGGCGCCGTGCTGCCGGTGCTCGCGCTGTACATCGTGGCGGCGGAGGAACAGGGCGTGCCGCCCGAGAAGTTGGCCGGGACCATCCAGAACGACATCCTCAAGGAGTTCATGGTCCGCAACACCTACATCTACCCGCCGAAGCCGTCGATGCGGATCATCTCCGACATCTTCGCGTACACGTCCCAGCGGATGCCCCGCTACAACTCCATCTCCATCTCGGGCTACCACATCCAGGAGGCGGGCGCGACGGCCGACCTGGAGCTGGCGTACACCCTCGCGGACGGGGTGGAGTACATCCGGGCCGGGCGTGAAGCGGGCCTGGACGTCGACGCCTTCGCGCCCCGGCTGTCGTTCTTCTGGGCGATCGGCATGAACTTCTTCATGGAGATCGCCAAGTTGCGGGCGGCCCGGCTGCTGTGGGCCAAGCTGGTGAAGCAGTTCGACCCGCAGAACGCCAAGTCGCTGTCTCTGCGTACGCATTCGCAGACCTCCGGCTGGTCGCTGACCGCCCAGGACGTGTTCAACAACGTCACCCGCACCTGCGTGGAGGCGATGGCCGCCACCCAGGGCCACACCCAGTCCCTGCACACCAACGCCCTCGACGAGGCGCTCGCGCTGCCCACCGACTTCTCCGCGCGCATCGCCCGCAACACCCAGCTGCTGCTCCAGCAGGAGTCCGGCACGACCCGCGTGATCGACCCGTGGGGCGGCAGCGCCTACGTGGAGAAGCTGACGTACGACCTCGCGCGCCGCGCCTGGCAGCACATCCAGGAGGTCGAGCGGGCGGGCGGCATGGCGCAGGCCATCGACGCGGGCATCCCCAAGCTGCGGGTCGAGGAGGCCGCCGCCCGCACCCAGGCGCGGATCGACTCCGGGCGGCAGCCGGTGATCGGCGTGAACAAGTACCGGGTGGACTCGGACGAGCAGATCGAGGTGCTCAAGGTCGACAACTCCTCGGTGCGCGACCGGCAGATCGCCAAGCTGCGGCGGCTGCGCGAGGAGCGGGACGAGACCGCGTGCCGGGACGCGCTGGACGCGCTCACGCGGGCCGCCGGCGCCGAGGGCAACCTGCTGGAGCTGGCGGTGCGCGCGGCTCGTGCGAAGGCGACCGTGGGGGAGATCAGCGACGCCCTGGAGAAGGTGTACGGGCGGCACGCGGGTCAGATCCGTACGATCTCCGGTGTGTACCGCAACGAGACGGGCGAGTCGCCGGCCGTGGAACGCACCCGGGCGGTGGTGGACGCCTTCGCCGAGGCCGAGGGCCGTCGGCCGCGCATCCTGGTCGCCAAGATGGGCCAGGACGGCCACGACCGCGGCCAGAAGGTCATCGCCACCGCCTTCGCCGACCTCGGCTTCGACGTGGACGTCGGCCCGCTGTTCCAGACCCCGGCCGAGGTGGCCCGCCAGGCGGTCGAGGCGGACGTGCACATCGTCGGGGTGTCGTCCCTGGCCGCCGGGCACCTCACCCTCGTCCCGGCGTTGCGCGAGGCGCTCGCCGAGGAGGGGCGGGAGGACATCATGGTCGTCGTCGGCGGGGTGATCCCGCCGCAGGACGTGCCGACCCTGCTGGAGATGGGCGCGGCGGCCGTGTTCCCGCCCGGCACGGTGATCCCGGACGCGGCCCGTGACCTGGTGGGACGGCTGGCGGCCGGTCTCGGACACGGCGAGCTGTGAGCCGGTGACGTGATGGCCCTCGAACTCGACGCCTACGTCAAGGGCGTCCTGGACGGCAAGCGCGCGGTCGTCGCCCGTGCGATCACCCTCGTCGAGTCCACCCGTCCCCAACACCGTACGCTCGCGCAGCGGTTGCTGACGGAACTGCTGCCGCACAGCGGCACGGCCCGGCGGATCGGGATCAGCGGCGTGCCGGGTGTCGGCAAGTCGACGTTCATCGACGCCTTCGGCACGATGCTGACCGGGCTCGGCCACCGGGTCGCCGTCCTCGCCGTCGACCCGTCCTCGAGCCGGACCGGCGGATCGATCCTCGGCGACAAGACCCGGATGGAACGCCTGGCCGTCGACCCGGCGGCGTTCGTCCGCCCCTCCCCCACCGCGGGGACGCTCGGCGGGGTCGCGAAGGCGACCCGCGAGTCGATCGTGGTGATGGAGGCCGCCGGCTACGACGTGGTGCTGGTGGAGACCGTCGGCGTGGGCCAGTCCGAGACGGCCGTCGCCGACATGGTCGACTCCTTCCTGCTGCTCACCCTGGCCCGCACCGGCGACCAGTTGCAGGGCATCAAGAAGGGCGTGCTGGAACTCGCGGACGTGATCGCCGTCAACAAGGCGGACGGGCCACACGAGCGCGACGCCCGCACGGCGGCACGTGAACTGGCGGGCGCCCTGCGGCTCATGCACGGCAAGGACGCCTTCTGGACGCCGCCGGTGCTCAGTTGCAGCGCACGCGAGTCGACGGCACTCGACACCGTCTGGGAGCGCCTGGAGCAGCACCGCACCCTGCTGGACTCCACCGGCCGCCTCGCCGCCAAGCGCCGCACCCAGCAGGTCGACTGGGTCTGGAGCATGGTCCGCGACGAACTGCTGGGCCGCCTGCACGCCGACCCGGCCGTCCGGTCTCTGGCTCCGCGGCTCGAACAGCAGGTGAGGGAGGGCGGATTGACCGCGACCCTGGCGGCGGAACGCATCCTGGACGCGTTCACGAACGACACAGCCGTCCCTGCACCACTCGCCTCCCCTCAGTGACCTTCCCCCCATGGGTCAGTGAGTGACCGGTTCGACCAAGCGAGTCGTCGACTTCACGCCGGGGAGAGGCCGCCTGCCCGTGAGCAGGTGCTCGCCCCTCGGGTTGTCGTTGAGGTGCTTCTCGAAGAATGCCGTGGCGTATGCGGTGAAGGCGTCCTGGTGAGTCGTAGGGGCGAGTCCGCGCTTCGGGCAGGTGCTGTCGTCCTCGCCCAGTGGGGCAGGGGGGCCATCGGGTGTTGAAGAAATCGTGGTTGCCGTCGTGCAGCGAGACGGAGTAGGCCGGTGC
The Streptomyces sp. NBC_01723 genome window above contains:
- a CDS encoding DUF6215 domain-containing protein, with product MLGFLLRLLPFWVREPLFIVVGAVFGVRLVHLALRDDEWVLAGIGAVFLVFTAVRVHTVVRALRARRNPGPAVSADGTATAAPVQTQAQAQTHAPAVQRPTPSAREKEPNAWAQAFAAVAVFAALGAAVWLGPRLQPSENDSTPQAASCSSGEGEKLPSAYAKHPEAVTGDELCKALNVSDLAQLLGTPAETATVASGTSNTAPLTDGKVAQPEAEVQFDTYTVNVSATYNKLSIAQYVNLMKYGEETDVKTLVVLGRPAVLASDHTMKIEINLGSGGSGGPVEQGPLARTLSVAFDAKDRGGYFDITVWSTTGALPDDSALLGIAKRILPTIPERSV
- a CDS encoding methylmalonyl-CoA mutase family protein, translated to MTLLPDDGLDLAAEFPHATHEQWQHLVAGVLRKSGREVPDDEAEDALSTALEDGLRVRPLYTARDAAPDPGLPGLAPFVRGGRAQAARIGGWDVRQRHTVAEGASVMTDLENGVTSLWLVVGASAGIPVTALDRALDGVHLDLAPVVLEAGDAFEPAARALLRLHEERGVPADTVRGNLGGDPLGHEARTGRSYETAPVAELARLCAERHPGMRALTVDALPYHEAGGSAAQELGCSLATGLAYLRDLTAAGLDTAQALTQLEFRYAATADQFLTIAKLRAARRLWARVAEVCGAPREGAQVQHAVTSTVMMTRRDPWVNMLRTTVAALAAGTGGADAVTVLPFDHALGLPDAFARRIARNTSTILIEESHLTRVIDPAGGSWYVERLTDELAHAAWAFFQDIERAGGQAAALRSGTVGERLAETWAVRSAKLAKRREPVTGVSEFPHLAEKPVVREPAPEPPSGGLPRVRRDEAFEALRARSDAHLAATGARPRVHLTALGPAAAHTGRLTFAANLFQAGGIETVTEGDFGESGAREVCLCSSDALYGEQAESTAAALRKAGAEHVFLAGRPGPYTGVDTYVFAGCDAVAVLSATLDRMGVS
- the scpA gene encoding methylmalonyl-CoA mutase yields the protein MSIPDFSAIELGAPTSDADALDEWRAAVKKAADGDDLLWETPEQITVKPLYTGQDLEGLDFLDTFPGVAPYLRGPYPTMYVNQPWTIRQYAGFSTAEESNAFYRRNLAAGQKGLSVAFDLPTHRGYDSDHPRVTGDVGMAGVAIDSIYDMRQLFDGIPLDRMTVSMTMNGAVLPVLALYIVAAEEQGVPPEKLAGTIQNDILKEFMVRNTYIYPPKPSMRIISDIFAYTSQRMPRYNSISISGYHIQEAGATADLELAYTLADGVEYIRAGREAGLDVDAFAPRLSFFWAIGMNFFMEIAKLRAARLLWAKLVKQFDPQNAKSLSLRTHSQTSGWSLTAQDVFNNVTRTCVEAMAATQGHTQSLHTNALDEALALPTDFSARIARNTQLLLQQESGTTRVIDPWGGSAYVEKLTYDLARRAWQHIQEVERAGGMAQAIDAGIPKLRVEEAAARTQARIDSGRQPVIGVNKYRVDSDEQIEVLKVDNSSVRDRQIAKLRRLREERDETACRDALDALTRAAGAEGNLLELAVRAARAKATVGEISDALEKVYGRHAGQIRTISGVYRNETGESPAVERTRAVVDAFAEAEGRRPRILVAKMGQDGHDRGQKVIATAFADLGFDVDVGPLFQTPAEVARQAVEADVHIVGVSSLAAGHLTLVPALREALAEEGREDIMVVVGGVIPPQDVPTLLEMGAAAVFPPGTVIPDAARDLVGRLAAGLGHGEL
- the meaB gene encoding methylmalonyl Co-A mutase-associated GTPase MeaB, encoding MALELDAYVKGVLDGKRAVVARAITLVESTRPQHRTLAQRLLTELLPHSGTARRIGISGVPGVGKSTFIDAFGTMLTGLGHRVAVLAVDPSSSRTGGSILGDKTRMERLAVDPAAFVRPSPTAGTLGGVAKATRESIVVMEAAGYDVVLVETVGVGQSETAVADMVDSFLLLTLARTGDQLQGIKKGVLELADVIAVNKADGPHERDARTAARELAGALRLMHGKDAFWTPPVLSCSARESTALDTVWERLEQHRTLLDSTGRLAAKRRTQQVDWVWSMVRDELLGRLHADPAVRSLAPRLEQQVREGGLTATLAAERILDAFTNDTAVPAPLASPQ